The archaeon genome includes the window CGGTAAGTGCCGGGAGTGCGGGAAGGAGGAGATCGGGCTCTCGGCGGACTCGTACGAGAACGTGTTCTCCCTGGCGATGAAGGCCAGGAGCAGGACCGACCTGAGAGGGAAGAGGCTGGCGCAGGTGGAGAGCCTGCGGAAGTCTGCGGTGCTGCGCAAGGAGTACGGGCACCCGATTGACATGCTCATCGCGGGAAGGGGGATCAGGCTGGCGGACGCGGCTGCGCTCGCGGCTAGGATGAAGAAGGAGGGGACCGACCTTGTGGACCTGATCGTAGAGGGGGAGAGGGATGCGATGAGGCGCCGCTACTTCTTCAGCGGTTCCTGAGACCTCGAAAGGATCATAGTCATCAGGGTCTTCTCGTCGACTTCGGCCCGCGTCCTCCAGCCCACGTGGACCATGGACCTGTCGTCCTGCTCGAGGTACCCCCGCTTGACATAGCGGTCGAGGGAGTACTCCACCCGCCACTTTGGGAACTTCTCGCGGAGGAAGTGCTCGACCTCTCTGCGCGCCACGCGGCCCTGCTTGGAGTTGACGAAGGCGATGGTCGCGGCGAGGACCGCGAGGTCGTCGATTCGAATCCCGGAGGTCTCTGCTTCGGTGATCGTCGGCGAGTCCCTGAATCTCAGCAGAAAGCGGGACGAGTCTTCAGTCCCGTCTGGGCCCTTCACTTCGAAGACCTCCAAGCCCAGCGCCGACACGTCCTCGGTGAGGACTTCGAGGATCTTCCGATAGTCCCTTCCGAGGTACCGCTTCATCTCCCAGCCCTTCACGCCGGGGTTGCGACCCCGCTGCAGTATGAGCACCTGGAAGGCCTTGCGGACCTTCCTTTCCAGGAGAGCCCTGTCGGAGGACTCCGTCAGGACTCGCCCCCGATGGATATCGCGACTGACCTTGGCAGGCCCTTGGCCTTCTCGGCGAGGGCAGTTGTCCAGATCTTCCCGGTGAGAGGCTCGGTCTTCAGGGAGGCCCGGCCTTCGCTGATCAAAAAGGCGAGGAGGTAGGCCCTCAGGACCTTGGTCTCGAAGTCGGGCGCCTGAATGAACTCCCGGTAGTCGATCCACTCCCCGCCCGACCGGTCGAGGAGCTCGTCATGGAGGGCCTTCAGCTTCGTCTCGAACTGTTCCTGCGTGAAGACTCCAAGGCTGACCAGCTCGGCGTAGTCGACGGTGCCCGGCCCGACTCCGTAGGTCCCGAACTCGTCCTTGAACCTCTCGGCCATCGAGGAGAGGTCGCGCCAGTAGACGAAGGCCTTCTCGAGGCCCTTGGGTGAGAGCTGGTCGACTTGGGCGACCGGATGCCAGCTTTTGATGAAAGCCTCGGAGAGGGCTTCCTTGGGGAGGAGCTTGACCTTGAGGTGGACCAGGAGCGGGTCGATGTAGAGCGAAGAGGCCCTGTGCTTGAGCCACTCGTCCTGGAGCCTCACTATCTGGGCGAGCTCAAGCATGGCCTCGGAGTCGAGGAGTAGCTCGTCGAGGAACTTCCATTCCGGGAGGCGGGCTCGAAGCACCTTGATCTTTTCCTTAATGTCGACGTCAAAGGGGTTGGCGCTTGATGACTCCACGTCACGGCAGAGCTCGATTACCCTGAGGATCTCTTCGAAGCGCTTTGGTTCCGAGCTACTTCAGCTCCTTGACCTCGGAGGCGCCGTGGACCGCCTGGACTGTGATCACGTGGGCGCTCCTGTCGAAGACCGTCAGGATGGAGGGCGTGATCACGAGGTATTGGGACGCCTCGCGCTGCTTCATTTGAGAGAGTATCATCTTGAACATCGCCTCCCTGTTCTTCGGGTCCATGTGGATGTCGAACTCGTCCATCGCCCTGAGGGGTGAGACGATGCGGCCCTGGAGAGAGAGTATGAAGGCCATGAGGGCGACCGAGCGCTCCCCTCCGCTCTGGGTGAAGGGGTCGAGGGTCGTCGGAGAACCGCCGCGGAATCCGACGTAGAGCGCGATGCCTGCGTCTTCGATGTCGGCCCCCTCCTCGAACTTGACGAACCCGGAGGCGTCCGCGGCGGAGAGGACCCCCTGGTAGGCAGGGTCGACCACTTCGATCAGGTTCTCCATCGCCTCCCTCCAGACCGCCTTCCTCGACCCGAGCTCCGAGAGCATCGCCTTCCTGTTCTCCTGGAGCTGGGCCAGCTTCACCTTGAGCTCCTCGATGTTCCCGCTGTAGTCGTTGTAGATCTTCTCGGCGTCGTCGGGCACGTCCTGCATCTTCTGGAGGTGCGCGGAGACGAGCTTGAGCTCTTCGGAGACCTCGTAGGGCTGCCTCGCAGTCTCGACGCGGGGACCGGCCTTCTCGAGCTCGGGGGCCATCTTCTCGAGCTCCCCTGAGTACTCCTTGGCGCTCCGCTCGAGCTCCCTCAGGTCGGACTCGGTCACCTTGATGCGGTACGAGAGGACCTCGGCCTTGACGCGGAACGAGATGTGGCTCTCCATGGTCCTCGTCACCAGCTCCTCGTTCCTGCTGATCTCGGGCTGGAGCGACGAGACCTCCCTGTCAAGCTCTCCTTTGCGCCTCTGGGCGTCCTCCTCGGCGGCCGCCGCCTTCTGGGTCACGTATTGCAGGAGGTCCTTCACCCTCTTGGCGCTCTTCGCAGGTGCGCCCGTGATGACCTCCTCGATGGTCTGCGAGAGGCTCGAGACGTCCTCCTTGATCGAGCCGTAGGTGGCCCTCGCCGAGTCGTCCTTCGCCTTCTCCGCTTCTGCCCTTACGAGGGCGTAGTACAGCTTCCTGAGCTCGACCTGCTTGTCGAGGAGCGTCTGCTTGGTCTGGGCGGCGTCGGCCGAGACTTCTGACTGCTGAGACCGAAGGTCCTCAAGGGCCCTGGTCTTTGCCTTCACCTTCTCCTCCACGGACTGAAGAGACTTCGTCAGCTTGGTCTGGGTGCTCCAGAGGACCTCCTTCGCGAGCAGGTCCCTGTGTTCGTTGAGCTTCCGCTTCTCCTGATATCTGTTGTAGATCTGCTTCCAGTACTCGAGGGCTTGGTTGGCGTTGTCGATGAGCTGAAGGAGCGAACCCTCTTCTCCTGTCAGCCCGCTTAGCTCTTGTTCGGCCGAGAGGATTCTTTGCCTGTACTCCGCGAAGCCGACGGCCTCCTCGACCATCCTCAGGCGCTCCTGCGGCGTCACCGCTCCGAGCTCCTCGATCATCCCCTGGTGCATTATGATCAGCAGGTTGTCCGGATTGATCCCGAACTCCTTGAGGAGTCGGACGACCTCGCTCTTGTCGATCTCTCTGTAGTCTGCCTCGAACCAGTAGGAGCCGTCCCTCCTCAGGTATCGGCTGAGCATGAATGTGTCGGACTTTGAATACGCTATGGGGCGACGGCCCGCCTTGGCCGAGTTGTCGAAGACCAGGGAGACCCTCGCGATGTCCTTGCCCCTCCTGATCAGGTCCGAGAGCTTTCGTGAGCGCTCGGTGTAGGCCTGGCCGAAGGCGACAGAGATCGCAAGGAGGACTGAGGACTTGCCGGCGCCGTTGGGGCCGACAATCAGGTTGAGCCCGTCCCTCAGCGGAATCCTAGCGTATTCGTAACTCATGAAGTTCTCAAGGATAATCTCCTTTACGGTGGTGAGATGAGAGGGCATCTCCTTGGAGATTTCTTCAGTTCTGCGAGACAAGCTTCGACTCGAAGCGGGCCGGAGGCGCATTTAGATATTGCGCGCTTATTTGGCGCCCGGACACTTTCGGAGCGCTCTCCCCCGCAATGCCTTAAATCGCCGGCCAGGCTTTTCAGCATCTCTTGGCCTCGGAAGCATCCTTTAGCTCCCTAGACCCGAGGGTGAGAAGCCTCCTCGAGGGATCGGGTATCAGAGAGCCGACGCCTCCTCAGGTCCAAGCCTGGCCGATAATCGCGAGGGGCGAGGATGCACTGGTCGTCGCTCCGACCGGGTCGGGCAAGACGGAGGCGGCGCTTCTTCCGCTCCTCAGCAGGCTGGTCTCAGAAGGTGGAAGGGAAGGGATCTCGTTGCTGTACATCACTCCGATGAGGGCCCTCAACAGGGACATGTTCAAGCGGCTGCAGGGTTGGTGCTCGGGCCTCGGCCTTACAGTTGACATCAGGCACGGAGACACGCCTCAGGCCCAGAGGTCCAGGCAGGCCGCTCACCCGCCGGACGTCCTGGTCACGACTCCGGAGACCCTCCAGGCCGTCCTGCCGGGGAGCAGGATGAGGCTGAACCTTTCCCACCTCAAGGCGGTCGTGGTCGACGAGCTCCACAACCTCGTCGAGAGCAAGAGGGGAGTCCAACTGTGTGTGGGCCTCCAGAGGCTCAGGAGGGTCGCGCCGGGTTTCCAGCTGGTCGCTCTTTCGGCTACTGTCGGGACACCCGAGGTCGCGGCCCGCTTCCTGTTCGGAGACGGGAAGAGATCCATCGTGAGGGCAGAGGCGCCCAAGGACTTCACGTACGCGATCGAGTACCCTACGCCCGACCCGGCCGACCAGAGCGCGGCGAGGGAGACCTACTCTGCGCCCGACCTGGCAGCAAGGCTATCCAGGATCAACCAGCTGGTCGAGAGCCATACGTCGACGCTGATCTTCGTGAACAGCAGGACCCTGGCTGAGATGATCGGGGAGAAGCTGTCGAGGCTCAGGAAGGACGTCGGGGTGCATCATGGTTCCCTTCCGAGGGAGGAGAGGGAGCGGACCGAGCAGGCCTTCAAGTCCGGGGAGCTGAAGGCTCTCGTCTGCACGAGCACGCTGGAGCTCGGGATCGACGTGGGTTCGGTGGACCTGGTCGTCCAGTACATGTCGCCCAGGCAGGTCACGAGCCTCGTCCAGAGGGTAGGGAGGAGCGGGCACAGCCTGGGCAAGGTGTCGAAGGGCGTTCTCGTGACAGTCTCCGCGGACGACATCATGGAGTCTTCCTCCAGCATCCAGGCGGCAGCGGCTGGGGAGATCGAGCCTACGAGGCCCTACCGGAACTCTCTGGACGTGCTGGCGCACCAGGTCGCGGGGTACCTGATGGACTACGAGGCGATGGACGCGGACCTGATGCTGAAGGAGGTGCGAAAGGCTGCGCCGTTCGCGGACCTGAGCGAGGAAGCGTTCAAGCGCACTGTCGCATACCTTGCCGAGCTCAGGAAGATCAGGTTCGACGGGAAGACAGTCTCGAGGACCAGGCTCACGAGGGAATACTACTTTGAGAACCTATCGATGATCCCCGACGAGACGAGGTACCTGGTGGTGGACGTCTCCACGAACGAGTCCGTGGGGATCCTCGGAGAGGAGTTCGTCCTGCTAAAGGCGAAGGTAGGGCTTCACTTTGTCTGCAAGGGCAAGATCTGGCAGATAGAGCAGGTCGCGGACGACAGGAAGATCTACGTGACGCCGGTCGAAGACCCGCTCGCGGCCGTCCCAGGGTGGGACGGGGAGATGCTCCCCATCCCATACCAGCTGGCAAAGAGGACTGGAGGACTGAGGAGGGAGATATCGGAGGCGCTGGACAGTGGAGAAGAGGCGGTAGAGAAGGCGATGGCCAGGATCCCCGGAGATTCTGGCGCGAGGTCTCTCGTCGTGGACGAGATCGAGGAGCACAAGAAGATGGGAGCCCCTGTTCCCTCCGACGAACTGGTGCTCTTTGAGGGGTTCGGCAAGTACCTGATCGTCCACCTCTGCTTCGGGGAGAGCGTCAACAGGACCTTCGCCTTGGTATTCGAGGAGATCCTGAGCAGGAGAGGCCTGGTCAGGGTCTGGTGGCTGGACGGGTACAGGCTCCTGATGGAGCTGACTACTGACACCGAAGAGCTGGACCTGGGGGCGATTTCGAGGGAGTTGATGGGGATATCGCCGCAGGAGCTTGAGAGGACCTACGCGGTCGCTGCCCAGCGGAACTTCCCCTTCCCGGCCAGGGTCAAGTATGTGGCGGAGCGGTTCGGGGCGCTCAAGAGGGGGAAGCTGATCGCACATCCGAACCTCTGTTCGCTGCCGACTAGGTTCGAGAAGACGCCGATCTTCGAGGAGGCCCTCCAGGAGACTGGGAGGGATCTGATCGACATGTCTAGGGCGCAGGAGATCCTCACCTTGGTCGCTTCAGGTTCCATCCAGGTTCAGACGTTTCAGGCCTCGGATAGGCCGACGCCGATCGCCTTCAGCCTGCTCTACAGGTACCTCGAGGTCCCGGAGGCCGTCGCACCCGACTCGCTCGGCAAGTCGTCCTACCAGCGCATGAAGGCGAGCATCTTCGGTACCGACGTGAGCCTGCTCTGCATGAAGTGCGGGGCCGACCAGGGCCTTACGACCGTAGGGGAGCTTCCTGACGAGCCGAAGTGCTCGGCGTGCCAATCAGGCCTGCTAGCTCCCTGTTACTGGGGGACGTGGAAGGTCTCCGACCTTGCAAAGAAGAGAGATGGGAAGGGTCCCCTCACGGATGAAGAGAGAGCGGAGCTCTCGAAGGCGAGGAGGGCGGCAGACCTGGTGCTCTCCTATGGGAAGAAGGCGGTCGTGGCTCAGACTGTCTACGGGATAGGGCCGCAGACCGCGTCGCGGATCTTGGCCGAGCTCCACGACGACGAGGAGGCTTTCTACAGGGACCTCTTGGAAGCGAAGATCAGGTTCGTGACGACAAGGCAGTACTGGTCAAACTAGGACGGTCAAGGGGGCGGGGATACGAGGCGGAGCCGGGGGGCTCGGCCAGGGGTTCTAGCAACCCTTCCTAGGTAGATTCGGGTCGTGTAGGC containing:
- a CDS encoding DEAD/DEAH box helicase, which translates into the protein MASEASFSSLDPRVRSLLEGSGIREPTPPQVQAWPIIARGEDALVVAPTGSGKTEAALLPLLSRLVSEGGREGISLLYITPMRALNRDMFKRLQGWCSGLGLTVDIRHGDTPQAQRSRQAAHPPDVLVTTPETLQAVLPGSRMRLNLSHLKAVVVDELHNLVESKRGVQLCVGLQRLRRVAPGFQLVALSATVGTPEVAARFLFGDGKRSIVRAEAPKDFTYAIEYPTPDPADQSAARETYSAPDLAARLSRINQLVESHTSTLIFVNSRTLAEMIGEKLSRLRKDVGVHHGSLPREERERTEQAFKSGELKALVCTSTLELGIDVGSVDLVVQYMSPRQVTSLVQRVGRSGHSLGKVSKGVLVTVSADDIMESSSSIQAAAAGEIEPTRPYRNSLDVLAHQVAGYLMDYEAMDADLMLKEVRKAAPFADLSEEAFKRTVAYLAELRKIRFDGKTVSRTRLTREYYFENLSMIPDETRYLVVDVSTNESVGILGEEFVLLKAKVGLHFVCKGKIWQIEQVADDRKIYVTPVEDPLAAVPGWDGEMLPIPYQLAKRTGGLRREISEALDSGEEAVEKAMARIPGDSGARSLVVDEIEEHKKMGAPVPSDELVLFEGFGKYLIVHLCFGESVNRTFALVFEEILSRRGLVRVWWLDGYRLLMELTTDTEELDLGAISRELMGISPQELERTYAVAAQRNFPFPARVKYVAERFGALKRGKLIAHPNLCSLPTRFEKTPIFEEALQETGRDLIDMSRAQEILTLVASGSIQVQTFQASDRPTPIAFSLLYRYLEVPEAVAPDSLGKSSYQRMKASIFGTDVSLLCMKCGADQGLTTVGELPDEPKCSACQSGLLAPCYWGTWKVSDLAKKRDGKGPLTDEERAELSKARRAADLVLSYGKKAVVAQTVYGIGPQTASRILAELHDDEEAFYRDLLEAKIRFVTTRQYWSN
- a CDS encoding AAA family ATPase, translating into MSRRTEEISKEMPSHLTTVKEIILENFMSYEYARIPLRDGLNLIVGPNGAGKSSVLLAISVAFGQAYTERSRKLSDLIRRGKDIARVSLVFDNSAKAGRRPIAYSKSDTFMLSRYLRRDGSYWFEADYREIDKSEVVRLLKEFGINPDNLLIIMHQGMIEELGAVTPQERLRMVEEAVGFAEYRQRILSAEQELSGLTGEEGSLLQLIDNANQALEYWKQIYNRYQEKRKLNEHRDLLAKEVLWSTQTKLTKSLQSVEEKVKAKTRALEDLRSQQSEVSADAAQTKQTLLDKQVELRKLYYALVRAEAEKAKDDSARATYGSIKEDVSSLSQTIEEVITGAPAKSAKRVKDLLQYVTQKAAAAEEDAQRRKGELDREVSSLQPEISRNEELVTRTMESHISFRVKAEVLSYRIKVTESDLRELERSAKEYSGELEKMAPELEKAGPRVETARQPYEVSEELKLVSAHLQKMQDVPDDAEKIYNDYSGNIEELKVKLAQLQENRKAMLSELGSRKAVWREAMENLIEVVDPAYQGVLSAADASGFVKFEEGADIEDAGIALYVGFRGGSPTTLDPFTQSGGERSVALMAFILSLQGRIVSPLRAMDEFDIHMDPKNREAMFKMILSQMKQREASQYLVITPSILTVFDRSAHVITVQAVHGASEVKELK